Within Longimicrobium sp., the genomic segment CGGGCGCAGCTTCGGCACCATCTTCACCATGCCGATGTTGCTGGAGACGCGCAGTGCATCGCGCAGCGAAAGCATGCCGTACGGGTGCACGTCGGTGTGGATGCGGCCGTTCGGATCGGCCCAGCGCCCGTTCTCCGCGAACACCTGGTCGTTGAGCGAAGCGCGCCGCGCGGAGAGCAGGTTGGCGACGAAGAAGGGCTTCAGGATGGAGCCCGGCTCGTACGGCTCCACGAACGCCGCCAGCCCGCGCGAACCCCTGCGCCGCGACACCGCCGCCAGGATCTCCCCCGTGCGCGGCTCGGTGAGCAGCAGGTCCCCGCCGGACGCGTTGGTGTTGCGGATCGCCTCGTCCAGCGCCGCGTCCGCGATCTCCTGGAGGTCGAAGTCCAGCGTCAGGTAGACGTCGCCGCCGTCGCGCGGGGGCGCCACCGGGAGCGACACCGCCGCCTCCTTGCGGCCGCGCCCGTTGCGGCGGTGGATGCTGAAGCCGTCCGTGCCGCGCAGGATGGAGTCCATCGCCTGCTCGATCCCGCCCAGCGCCCGCCCGTCCGCCGAGACCGTGCCCATCACCTCGCGCCCCACCTCGCCCTGGGGGTAGAAGCGCTCCAGCTGCCGGGACAGGTGCAGCCCGCGCATCTCGCCCAGCTTGCGGCGCTGCTCCACCGTGAAGCGGCCGGGGAGCACGACCCACTTGCGGCGCGTGTCGGTCGCGCGCCGCGCCGCCGACTTCGTCAGCCCCAGCGCGTCCACCAGCCGCTTCGACACCTCGCGCCGGTCCCTGATCTCCGCGGGCGCGACGGCCACCTCGTACGTCTCGCGGGTGAGCGCCAGCGGCACGCCGTCGCGGTCGTAGATGGCGCCGCGGCGCGCGGGGAGCGGCACGCGCGCCTGTTGCTGGCTGGCGGCCTCCGCCTTCCACTCCGCACCCTCGAAGCCCTGGAGCTGCACGGCGCGTCCCACCACCAGCATCGCGGCCACGCCGAACGACACCAGGAGGAGCTTCTGCCGCCCGGCGATGCGCTCGGGCGAGGTGAGGGCGGGGCGGGTGCGCTTGGCGCTCAAGGGGCCTCCGGCGGCGCCGGGGTGGTGGCGGGAACGGGGAGCATCACGATCTCTTCGTCGCGCGCTACGTGCATCCCCAGGCGCTCGCGCGCGACGCGGGTGATGCGGGCGCGGGTCTGCAGCGCCTGGATGCGGTTGGTGACCTCGACGCGCTCCGCCTCGGCCTGCGAGAGCTCGGCGCGCACGGCGGAGAGCTGGCGCTCGCGCTCGTAGCCCACCGTCTGCCGCCACACCACCGACGCCAGCGCGCCCAGCATCACCAGGATGAAGAAGACGCGGCGCAGCGCACCGCGGCGGCGCGCGCGGCGCTCGTTGCGGTCGGCGGGAGGCGGGTCCCACGGGTTGGCGCCGGGGCGCACCGCGGCGAAGACGGCGGAGCTCACGCGCGCCTCCACGCCCGCAGCCGTACGGAGCGCGCGCGCGGGTTGCGTGCGATCTCGGCCGGCGAGGCGGACACGGGCTTGCGGGTGAGCGTCTCGCCCAGCGCCACGCCGCGGCAGTTGCACATGGGCATCTGCGGCGGGCAGATGCAGTCCTGGCTCCACTCACGGAACGCGTTCTTCACCAGCCGGTCCTCGAGGGAATGGTACGACATCACGGCGAAGACGCCCCCCGGCGCCAGCGCCTCGCGGAAGCTCTCCAGCGCCCGCTCCAGCGACGGGATCTCGTCGTTGACGGCGATGCGCAGCGCCTGGAAGATGCGGGCCTTGTCCGCGGCCTCGATCCTCCCGCCCAGCCCCCTCCGCATCGCCTCCACGAGCCGATCGCTGGTGTCCACGGGCGCCTCCCGCCGCATCTCCGCGATCACCTTCGCCAGCCTGCGCGACTTGCGCTCCTCGCCGAAGCGGTAGAAGAGGTTCGCCAGCTCCTCCTCGTCCAGCGCGGCCAGCAGGTCGGCGGCGCTGGGCTCGCCGGCGGAGCCCTGCGCCATGCGCATGTCCAGCGGCGCGCCGGGGCGAAAGGTGAAGCCGCGCGCGTCCGCGTCGATCTGGTGCGACGAGATCCCCAGGTCCAGCAGCACGCCGTTCAGCGCCCCCGGCTCCACCCCCGCCGCCTGCACCGCGTCCGCGAAGTTGGCGCGCACCCGCCGCGCCCGCTCGCCGAAGCGCTCCAGCCGCGTCCCCGCCTCCGCCAGCGCGTCCGGATCGCGGTCCACCCCGATCAGCCTCGCCTCCGCCCCGCGCTCCAGCAGCGCCTCCGCGTGCCCGCCCCCGCCCAGCGTGCCGTCCAGGAAGAGCCCGCCGCGCTCCGGCCGCAGCAGCTCCATCGCCTCCTCCACCAGGACGGGGGCGTGGTACGGCGTGTCGTAGCTCACGCGGCGTTGCGCATGGAGGTGGCGCGGGTGACGGTGCTTCCGCAGGCGCGGCAGCGGCACCACTCCGCTCCGGCCCACCCCGCCAGCGCGGGGAGCACCAGGTAGGGGCCCAGGTGCCGGTCCGCGGCGCATGCCAGGACGGGCTCCGCCAGCGGGGCGAAGTTGAAGATGTGCGGCTCGGTGGTCACGTGGCGAGGCCCGGGAAGGGGTAGGCTAGCCGAAGATCTGGTGCATGAAGCGCGCGGCGTCCGGCACGGGCGCCTCGGTGGCGGCGTTGAAGCGCGCCGGGTCCCACAGCTCGATGCGGTCGATGGCGCCCACCACCAGCGTGGCCCCGGCGATCCCCACCGCGTCCATCAGCCGCTGGGGCACCAGGATGCGCCCCTGCTTGTCCGGCACGACTTCGCAGGCGTTGGCCGTCACCTTGAGGACCCAGGGGCGGGCCTGCGGCTGCAGCCGGAGCACCTCCCGCAGGCGCCCCTCCACCTCGGCCCAGGCGGACCGGGGGTACAGCGTGAGCGCGTCGGGGAAGACGTGCACCAGCACGAAGGGCTGGTCCTGGCCCTCGCGCCTGAAGGAGGCGGGGAGGCTGAGGCGGCCCTTTTCGTCGACGTTGTGCTGGAAGCTTCCCAGGAAGCCGGTCATTCGGTCCGTGTGCGAGGGCACCCCGCGGCGTCCCACTCTTCCCCACTTCATCCCACGTGGCCCCAACCTAACGCGTTTCCCGGCAAGGTCAAGGAGAAGATGTGCCGAAGGTGTCTGGCGGGGTTCTTGCGCCCCGGCGCCCGCGCAGCCACCACACAACGCCGCCCGGAGCGCCGCCTTGCACCTGGAGATCGTCATCAACCCGTCCACCCCCGCCGCCGTCGAGGCGATCCGGCGCGGGGCGGAGTCGCTGCGCGCGGCCGGCCACGAGGTGCGGGGGCACATCACCTTCGAGGCGGGGGACGCGCGCCGCTTCGCCACGGAGGCCGCGGAGCGCGGCGCCGAGGTGGTGGTGGCCGCGGGGGGCGACGGCACCATCAACGAGGTGGTGAACGGGTTGAACGACTGGGCGGAGGCAGGCGGGCACGACGAGCTGCCGCGCCTGGCGGTGATCCCGCTGGGCACGGCCAACGACTTCGCGGGGGGCCTGCGCGTCCCCAAGGATCCGGAGGAGGCGCTCGCCGTGGCGGTGGAGGGGAAGCGCTATCCGGTGGACCTGGCGGCGCTGAACGGGCGCGCCTTCCTCAACGTCTCCAGCGGCGGCTTCGGCGCCGAGGCGACGGACGAGGCGTCGGACGAGATGAAGCGCATTCTGGGCCCCATCGCCTACGTGATCACGGGCGTGAAGAAGTTCGTGACGCTCACTCCCTGCAAGGCGCGCTTCACCTCCGGCCGCGAGGTGCTGCACGACGGCGACTTCCTGATCTTCGCCGTGGGCAACGCGCAGCGCACCGGCGGCGGCGTGCGCCTCACCTCCGCCGCGGACCTCTCCGACGGCCTGCTGGACGTGTGCATCGTGGAGGCGATGACGCACATGGAGTTCGTGCGCATCGCCCCGCAGCTCCGCGCCGGCAACCACGTGGAGCACGAAAAGGTGATCTACCGCCAGGTGCGCAGCGTGACCGTGGAAGCGGAGGTGGACCTGAGCGTGAACGTGGACGGCGAGCCGATGTCGTCCCGCCGCTTCGAGTACCGCATGCTCCCCCGCCAGGTCACCGTGATGGCGCCCGGCCCGCCGGACGGCGCGGAGGGGGCGGAGGGGTAGGGCGCGGGGCGGCGCGGGGCCCCCTCCCCCGCTCGTTCCTCGCGGCCCCTCCCCCAAAACAACCTGGGGGAGGGGCGGTGGCGGGCATCCGTTTGCGGCGCGAGGGCCCGGCCCCGCCGGCAACCCAATGCCGTAGGGGCGCGATTCATCGCGCCCACCCTCCGCGCAACTCGACCTTTGCGCTTGATGCACCGATGTCGTAGGGGCAGACCTGCGTGTCTGCCCGCCGCACGCCGCACGCTGACCCCTGCCCCGCCACACCGACCCTCGTAGGGGCCGCCCCACGTGGCTGCCCGTGCCCGCCCGAGCGCCGTCGTATGCGGCCCGCACCGATGCCCTCCGCGCCGTCCCGCGTTTGACTCCCCGCCCGCCGCCGCTCTACCTTTCCGCCCTGGACGCACCAACCAAACGCACACCCGCGAAGGCCCCGCCCATGCCCATATATCCGCTGCGCAACCTGCAACCGGCCGCCGATGCGACCGCGCTGTACGACCGGTGGCTCGGGGAGCTGCAGGAGGCGCTCGCCCGCGGCGACGACCGCTGGGAGCTGTGCCGCCAGACGCTGACCGCGCTCTGGTATCCAGGAATGGCCGGCGTGGACCCGCGCAACCTCCCGCTCGCCGTGCAGGCGTCGCTGGCGCAGATGGACGCGCGCAACGTCACCCTGGAGCCGGAGTACTACGCCGAGATCGACGTGGAGCGCTTCTACGAGCGCAAGCCGCTGCTGTGGATGTGGCAGATGTTCGACCGCAGCCCCATGGGCGGAAACGTGCACCTGGGCGTGCACTTCCGCCGGGCGCTCGCGCCGTACCTCTTCAAGCGCGTGGGGAAGAACTTCAAGTGCTTCCACTTCGTCGAGTTCTCGTACGGCTACAACCTGGAGGTGGGCGACGACGTGGTGGTGCACCGCAACGTCCTGCTCGACGACCGCGGCGGAATCGTGCTGGGGAACGGCGTGTCGATCTCCGACTACGCCAACATCTACTCCCACACGCACTCCATCGTGGACCAGCGCGACGTCAGCAACCTGCAGACGGTGCTGGGAGACGGGGTGCGCATCACCTACCACGCCACGGTGCTGGCCGGGACGCACGTGGGGGAGAACGCGATGGTGGGCGCGATGGCGGTGGCCACCAAGGACGTGCGGCCCTACCACGTCAACGTGGGCATCCCCGCCAAGTCGGTGCGGGTGAAGCCCAACGCACCGCCCGAGGTGTACAAGGTAACGCTCCGCAGCCAGGGAACCGCCTCCGGGGCATCCGCCGCGGGAGAAGGGTGAGCGGCGCAACCACACGAGGCCAGCAGACCATGAGCGATACCACCACCGTGCCGGTGGAGACCACCGATCCCGTCAACGCCCGCATCCTGGCCGTCTCCGAGGACCGGGTGCAGGGCTTCCAGGACGAGCCGTTCCAGGAGATCGCCCGCCTCGCCGAGGTGGATCTGGAGACGGTGCTGGAGCGCATCCGCGCGATGCTCGCGTCGGGCACCATCCGCCGCGTGCGGCAGACGCTGATGGCCACCAACCTGGCCCCCGGCGCGCTGGTGGCGTGGCAGGTGCCGCCCGAGCGGCTGGACGACGCCTTCGAGTACATGTTCCGCGAGGACCCGTTCTCCGGCCACGTCGTCATCCGCTCCACCGACCGCGAGACGCAGGGCTCGAAGTACCGGCTGTGGACGACGCTCAAGGTGCCGCAGGGCTTTTCGATGGACAAGCACGCGCGCTTCCTGATGGAGCGCACCGGCGCCCTCGCCTACAAGCTCCTGCCGGCGCACAAGCTGTTCGCGCTGGGCGTGGGCCACGTGCGCAGGCGCGGCCTGGAGCCCGGCGCCCGCTCCGAGGAGCCCGGCCAGGTGCTGGACACCAACATCGTGGAGCTGTCGGACCTCGAGTGGCGCATCCTCGAAGCCCTCAAGCGCGAGTTCGCCACCGAGGAGATCACCGACCACCCGTGGACCGCGCGGGCCGAGGAGGCGGGCGTGCCGCTGGAAGAGTTCCTCCAGATCGCCCGGGACCTCAACCGGCGCGGAGTGATCGGCCGCTTCTCCACCTTTCTGGAGCACTACAAGCCCAACGCCTCGGGCGAGCGGGTGACGCGCTACAACGCCCTCTTCCACTGGCGCGTTCCCCAGGGGCGGGAGCTGGACGCGGGGCGCGAGGTGGGCCGCCACTTCGTGATGACGCACGCCTACTGGCGCGAGGGCGGGCCGGAGTTCGGTGGCGTCAACATCATGGGCGTGGCGCACGGCACCGAGAAGGAGATGGTGCTCGCCCACAAGGCCGCCATCGACCAGCACCTGGAAGAGGCGGGCATCCCCGTCGGCTACACCAACGTCTTCTGGGGCGGGCGCAGCGAGATCAAGCCGTCCGAGATCTCGCCCTTTGCCTACGCGGAGTGGTGCCGCCGCAACGGGATGGACCCCGACGCGATGCGCTGACGCGACTGGGGCGGAGAAGCGCGGAACGGAGGCATGGAGAGGATGTTTCTCTCCGTGCCTTCGCTCGTATGGGCATCGAATGGGATAAGTTGTTGGTTTTGACAGGCATGGGCGGGGCGCTTACATTCCGGCGTCCTTGACCGGACCCTGAAAGCCGACTCGTGTAAATCACCGGGAATTGCAGATATGGAACTTCGCGAATTCTTCAACGAAGACGCGATCCAGCTCGACCTCAAAGGCGAGAGCAAGGATGAGATCCTCAAGGAGCTCATCGCCCTGCTCAAAGTCGACGAGAAGTCGCAGGGGATCCTCTTCAAGATGCTGAAGCGCAGGGAAAACCTGGGCTCCACCGGAATCGGCAGGGGGATCGCCATCCCCCACTGCCGCTCGCTGGTGGTGAACCGGCTGCGCGTGGCGTTCGGCCGCAAGACATCGGGGGTGGACTTCAAGGCCATCGACGAGCAGCCGGCGCGCTACTTCTTCATGATCGTGGCGCCGCCGCTGGAGGTGTCCAACCAGTACCTGCCCGTACTGGGCAAGATCGCGCAGTTCTCCAAGGAGCCGGACGTGTCCACCCGGCTCGACCAGCTCACTAATCCTTTGGAATTCCTCGCGCTCCTTCAGGAGAAGGGCGTCTGAGGCGCGGAGAGTCCCACGTATGCACCCCCAGTTGGAAGCATTGCTGGAGATCCAGGACCTGAAGACGCAGCGCCGCGAGCTGGGGGAGAGCTCGTCCCGCGACGTGCAGGAAGCCGTCTTCGGGCTGAGCACGGACGTAGCGCTCACCATCCTGGACGAAAAGATCGCGGAGATGGAGGAGGCGCTGGCCCCCGAGGTCCGCGGGCGCTACCGCCGGATGGCGGGCAAGCAGACCCG encodes:
- a CDS encoding penicillin-binding transpeptidase domain-containing protein, producing the protein MSAKRTRPALTSPERIAGRQKLLLVSFGVAAMLVVGRAVQLQGFEGAEWKAEAASQQQARVPLPARRGAIYDRDGVPLALTRETYEVAVAPAEIRDRREVSKRLVDALGLTKSAARRATDTRRKWVVLPGRFTVEQRRKLGEMRGLHLSRQLERFYPQGEVGREVMGTVSADGRALGGIEQAMDSILRGTDGFSIHRRNGRGRKEAAVSLPVAPPRDGGDVYLTLDFDLQEIADAALDEAIRNTNASGGDLLLTEPRTGEILAAVSRRRGSRGLAAFVEPYEPGSILKPFFVANLLSARRASLNDQVFAENGRWADPNGRIHTDVHPYGMLSLRDALRVSSNIGMVKMVPKLRPAEQYANLRDFGFGTPTGVEYPVESGGRLPRPARWSKMTAASLATGYEVSVTPVQMAMAYGALANHGNLMEAHLLRETRGPDGGTRWKLEPRVVRRAVPASVTDALREVLITVVSDGSAKAAALSTFEVAGKTGTARRTGANGRYEAGQYNSSFVSYFPARDPQLVIFVKLDRPQGDYYGGLTAAPVTRATLQAILAARSPSLDRRALLATRIPTPSQAAPQQAVQRRPRSSGGEGTYVFDSLPQSAVTAAAPKREPVPVPALAGLSLRDAVRRLHALGFQVRVQGAGTVKGTRPAAGAVQPRGGTILVVGAER
- a CDS encoding septum formation initiator family protein, with the protein product MSSAVFAAVRPGANPWDPPPADRNERRARRRGALRRVFFILVMLGALASVVWRQTVGYERERQLSAVRAELSQAEAERVEVTNRIQALQTRARITRVARERLGMHVARDEEIVMLPVPATTPAPPEAP
- the rsmH gene encoding 16S rRNA (cytosine(1402)-N(4))-methyltransferase RsmH translates to MSYDTPYHAPVLVEEAMELLRPERGGLFLDGTLGGGGHAEALLERGAEARLIGVDRDPDALAEAGTRLERFGERARRVRANFADAVQAAGVEPGALNGVLLDLGISSHQIDADARGFTFRPGAPLDMRMAQGSAGEPSAADLLAALDEEELANLFYRFGEERKSRRLAKVIAEMRREAPVDTSDRLVEAMRRGLGGRIEAADKARIFQALRIAVNDEIPSLERALESFREALAPGGVFAVMSYHSLEDRLVKNAFREWSQDCICPPQMPMCNCRGVALGETLTRKPVSASPAEIARNPRARSVRLRAWRRA
- a CDS encoding division/cell wall cluster transcriptional repressor MraZ; the protein is MTGFLGSFQHNVDEKGRLSLPASFRREGQDQPFVLVHVFPDALTLYPRSAWAEVEGRLREVLRLQPQARPWVLKVTANACEVVPDKQGRILVPQRLMDAVGIAGATLVVGAIDRIELWDPARFNAATEAPVPDAARFMHQIFG
- a CDS encoding YegS/Rv2252/BmrU family lipid kinase is translated as MHLEIVINPSTPAAVEAIRRGAESLRAAGHEVRGHITFEAGDARRFATEAAERGAEVVVAAGGDGTINEVVNGLNDWAEAGGHDELPRLAVIPLGTANDFAGGLRVPKDPEEALAVAVEGKRYPVDLAALNGRAFLNVSSGGFGAEATDEASDEMKRILGPIAYVITGVKKFVTLTPCKARFTSGREVLHDGDFLIFAVGNAQRTGGGVRLTSAADLSDGLLDVCIVEAMTHMEFVRIAPQLRAGNHVEHEKVIYRQVRSVTVEAEVDLSVNVDGEPMSSRRFEYRMLPRQVTVMAPGPPDGAEGAEG
- a CDS encoding acyltransferase, with amino-acid sequence MPIYPLRNLQPAADATALYDRWLGELQEALARGDDRWELCRQTLTALWYPGMAGVDPRNLPLAVQASLAQMDARNVTLEPEYYAEIDVERFYERKPLLWMWQMFDRSPMGGNVHLGVHFRRALAPYLFKRVGKNFKCFHFVEFSYGYNLEVGDDVVVHRNVLLDDRGGIVLGNGVSISDYANIYSHTHSIVDQRDVSNLQTVLGDGVRITYHATVLAGTHVGENAMVGAMAVATKDVRPYHVNVGIPAKSVRVKPNAPPEVYKVTLRSQGTASGASAAGEG
- a CDS encoding PTS sugar transporter subunit IIA, giving the protein MELREFFNEDAIQLDLKGESKDEILKELIALLKVDEKSQGILFKMLKRRENLGSTGIGRGIAIPHCRSLVVNRLRVAFGRKTSGVDFKAIDEQPARYFFMIVAPPLEVSNQYLPVLGKIAQFSKEPDVSTRLDQLTNPLEFLALLQEKGV
- a CDS encoding C4-type zinc ribbon domain-containing protein; this encodes MHPQLEALLEIQDLKTQRRELGESSSRDVQEAVFGLSTDVALTILDEKIAEMEEALAPEVRGRYRRMAGKQTRVVVPVIRGTCYGCFVQIPTALASDADRNEEVRSCQSCGRFLYLID